The following are from one region of the Neurospora crassa OR74A linkage group III, whole genome shotgun sequence genome:
- a CDS encoding mitochondrial metal transporter 2, with the protein MPSLSCTSRQCTAPLVRLRDTALAPTAAHHFHPAVCVSKRPRSLLPFSSSATSSRRTPRLELLLQRQCLGTHTSTTTPTTTTPIPPSRCFDTYSNSRSFEDRLRRSLIPVSSSSNPPYPSLLSQLLRPRRRTATTTTTAVMTTPTQSRGHAGHSHGLGHHHHHHDNVYLTSRNKADAGVRITRIGLYSNLGMAIAKGLGGYAFNSQSMVADAWHSLTDLASDILTLATVSWSLRPPTENFPLGFGKVESLGSLGVSSMLLFGGLFMCMNSCTSLYAHFFLDPAAAAQLLEHAHGHGHGHHHHHGVSAEGPSLHAAWLAAGTVAVKEWLYHATMKVARERKSSVLASNAVHHRVDSLTGIVTLAAILGANFLHNASWLDPVGGLLISLLVIKAGYSNTVSALYELADRSVDDEVKHSVRKQCLRALQGVSEGHEVEVVEITGVKSGQNYLLDIELAVPNMWTVEDVREVEDAVRTQVGAKVRGARKVRIRFVPKEDAAAKIKKFDEFIPGDVSPKTSPEPEEEEVVVGEEEEHEHDHDHEHHKHK; encoded by the exons atGCCTTCTCTTTCGTGTACAAGTAGGCAATGTACGGCCCCGCTGGTGCGCCTCCGTGACACTGCGCTTGCGCCCACTGCTGCCCATCACTTCCATCCCGCCGTTTGCGTCTCGAAACGACCCCGGAGCCTGCTTCCGTTTAGCTCGTCTGCCACTTCGTCGAGGAGGACACCTCGCCTTGAACTCCTACTGCAACGCCAATGCTTGGGGACACatacctccaccaccacaccaacaaccacaactccTATTCCTCCTAGTCGCTGTTTCGACACTTACTCAAACAGTCGCTCCTTCGAAGATCGCTTACGCCGCTCTTTGATCCCTGTCTCCTCTTCGAGCAACCCCCCTTATCCGtcccttctctcccaacTCCTACGACCACGGAGGaggacagcaacaacaacgacgacagcaGTCATGACCACGCCCACCCAGTCTCGAGGCCACGCCGGCCACTCCCACGGCCTcggccatcaccaccatcaccacgacAATGTCTACCTGACCTCGCGAAACAAGGCCGACGCCGGTGTGCGCATCACCCGGATCGGCCTCTACTCCAATCTGGGCATGGCCATCGCAAAAGGGCTGGGCGGCTACGCCTTCAACTCTCAATCCATGGTCGCCGACGCCTGGCACAGCTTGACCGATCTCGCCTCGGACATTTTGACGCTCGCGACCGTCTCGTGGAGCTTGCGCCCACCAACCGAAAACTTCCCCCTCGGCTTCGGCAAGGTCGAGAGCTTGGGGTCGCTGGGCGTGTCGAGCATGCTCCTGTTTGGTGGCCTCTTCATGTGCATGAACAGCTGCACCTCTCTCTATGCGCACTTCTTCCTCGACCCGGCCGCTGCGGCGCAACTGCTGGAACACGCACACGGCCATGGCCATggacaccatcaccaccatggtGTGAGCGCCGAAGGCCCTAGTTTGCATGCTGCTTGGCTGGCAGCCGGTACAGTGGCCGTCAAGGAATGGCTTTACCATGCTA CAATGAAAGTAGCCCGTGAACGTAAATCCTCCGTTCTAGCCTCCAACGCGGTACACCACCGTGTCGACTCCCTTACCGGTATCGTCACCCTCGCCGCCATTCTCGGTGCCAACTTTCTTCACAACGCCTCGTGGCTCGACCCCGTCGGTGGCCTTCTTatctccctcctcgtcatcaaaGCCGGCTACTCCAACACCGTTTCTGCCCTCTACGAGCTTGCCGACCGCTCCGTCGACGACGAAGTCAAACATTCAGTCCGCAAACAATGTCTCAGGGCCCTTCAGGGGGTATCCGAGGGCCACGAGGTGGAAGTCGTCGAAATCACGGGTGTTAAGAGCGGTCAAAACTATTTACTGGATATAGAGCTGGCGGTACCCAACATGTGGACTGTGGAGGACGTGCGGGAGGTGGAAGATGCGGTGAGGACGCAGGTGGGCGCCAAGGTGAGGGGTGCGAGGAAGGTCAGGATACGGTTCGTACCTAAGGAGGATGCGGCGGCGAAGATCAAGAAGTTTGATGAGTTTATTCCGGGGGATGTTAGTCCCAAGACTAGTCCggagccggaggaggaggaggttgttgttggtgaggaagaggaacatGAGCATGATCATGACCATGAGCATCATAAGCATAAGTAG
- a CDS encoding mitochondrial oxaloacetate transporter produces MSTTAGAFIAGGIAACGAVTATHPFETVKIRMQLQGELQSSTSSPHFYRGPIHGVSVIVRNEGLGGIYRGIGCAYIYQILLNGCRLGFYEPMRHALATTLFNDAKTQNLGINMFAGAASGIMGAMAGSPFFLAKTRLQSYSPFLPVGTQHQYKNAWDGLTKIYKGEGVKGLYRGVGAAMIRTGFGSSVQLPTYFFAKRRLVKHLGMEEGPALHLASSTASGFVVCVVMHPPDTIMSRLYNQNGNLYKGVFDCLAKTIRAEGFFAIYKGVIPHLTRILPHTILTLSLAEQTTKLVKKLEDKILGPETRVL; encoded by the exons atgtcaacaacagcagg CGCCTTTATAGCCGGCGGCATCGCAGCCTGCGGCGCCGTAACCGCCACGCACCCCTTCGAGACCGTCAAGATCCGCATGCAGCTCCAAGGCGAGCTCCAATCctctacctcctcccctcaCTTCTACCGGGGTCCGATCCACGGTGTCTCCGTGATCGTGCGCAACGAAGGACTGGGCGGCATCTACCGCGGTATCGGGTGCGCGTACATTTACCAGATCCTCCTGAACGGATGCCGCCTGGGGTTCTACGAGCCGATGCGACACGCGCTTGCGACCACGCTCTTTAACGACGCAAAGACGCAAAACCTGGGCATCAACATGTTTGCCGGCGCGGCGAGTGGCATCATGGGCGCCATGGCGGGGTCGCCCTTCTTTTTGGCCAAGACGAGGTTGCAGAGCTACAGCCCCTTTTTGCCGGTCGGCACGCAGCATCAGTACAAGAACGCCTGGGACGGGTTGACGAAAATCTACAAGGGGGAGGGTGTGAAGGGGTTGTACAGAGGTGTTGGGGCGGCCATGATCAGGACGGGCTTTGGATCTTCGGTGCAGCTCCCCACGTACTTCTTTGCGAAGAGGCGGTTGGTAAAACACTTGGGCATGGAGGAGGGGCCGGCGCTGCATTTGGCGAGTAGCACGGCGAGTGGATTTGTGGTTTGCGTAGTGATGCATCCTCCtg ACACAATCATGTCCCGCCTCTACAACCAAAACGGTAACCTGTACAAGGGCGTCTTCGACTGCTTGGCCAAGACCATCCGCGCCGAGGGTTTCTTCGCCATCTACAAGGGCGTCATCCCCCATCTTACCCGCATTCTCCCGCACACCATCCTGACCCTCAGCTTGGCCGAGCAGACCACGAAGCTGGTCAAGAAGCTGGAGGACAAGATTCTTGGGCCCGAGACCCGGGTCCTATAG
- the prk-6 gene encoding protein kinase: protein MTGKGKSRWADSAEDAALEAQLKKEKEEKKRLKAEKARKAEAEKKKREAEAAAAAQRQQQQQQQTGDDDDANGPPAKRRRLSPDRDAAAAAPTASSNDSSKLLRFEGGRFGKCRSVENYDKLNDIEEGAYGWVARAREIETGKVVALKRLKIDPKDRSGLPVTGLREIQILKDCSHRNIVKLKEVVVGDDTSKIENIFIVLEFLEHDLKSILEDMPEPFLASEVKTLLLQLCSGIAYLHSHYILHRDLKTSNLLLNNRGQLKIADFGMARYVPDPPPPKLTQLVVTLWYRAPELLLGAARYGPEIDMWSVGCIFGELLTREPLLQGKNEVDELTKIFELCGLPTDESWPGFRRLPNARSLRLPSSSSSSSSSSKPPSTGGLIRAKFPLLTAAGVSLLASLLSLNPSRRPTASEMLEHEYFRQDPKPKQEAMFPTFPSKAGQEKRRRRETPNAPQRGQKVQDLGQVDFSSLGGIFGSGREREERGGGFSLRMV, encoded by the exons ATGACAGGCAAGGGCAAGTCTCGCTGGGCAGACAGCGCAGAAGACGCCGCGCTCGAAGCCcagttgaagaaggaaaaggaggagaagaagcgttTAAAGGCCGAAAAGGCGCGCAAAGCCGAAgccgaaaagaagaagcgcgaAGCAGaagctgcggcggcggcacaacgacaacaacagcaacaacaacaaaccggtgacgatgacgacgccAATGGGCCCCCGGCCAAGCGACGAAGACTCTCTCCCGACCGcgacgcagcagcagcagcaccgaCAGCGAGCAGTAATGACAGCAGCAAACTACTACGCTTCGAAGGCGGCCGATTCGGCAAGTGTCGCAGCGTCGAAAACTACGATAAGCTTAACGACATCGAGGAGGGCGCATACGGCTGGGTGGCGCGGGCGCGCGAGATTGAGACCGGCAAGGTTGTTGCGCTGAAGCGACTCAAGATTGATCCGAAGGATCGTAGCGGCCTGCCCGTCACTGGCTTGCGGGAGATTCAGATCTTGAAGGACTGCAGTCACAGGAACATTgtcaagctcaaggaggtggtggtaggCGACGACACGAGCAAGATTGAGAA CATCTTTATCGTCCTCGAATTTCTCGAACACGACCTCAAGTCCATCCTCGAAGACATGCCCGAGCCCTTCCTCGCCTCCGAAGTCaagaccctcctcctccaactctgCTCCGGCATCGCCTACCTGCACTCGCATTATATTCTACACCGAGACCTCAAGACCTCCAATTTATTGCTTAACAACCGGGGCCAGCTCAAGATTGCCGACTTTGGCATGGCCCGCTACGTGCCCgaccctccaccacccaaaCTGACCCAGCTGGTCGTCACGCTATGGTACCGCGCTCCGGAACTCCTCCTCGGCGCGGCCCGCTACGGGCCCGAAATCGACATGTGGTCCGTGGGCTGTATCTTCGGCGAGCTTCTTACCCGCGAACCCTTACTGCAAGGCAAAAACGAAGTCGACGAGCTCACCAAAATCTTTGAACTCTGCGGCTTGCCAACAGACGAGTCATGGCCCGGTTTCCGCCGTCTACCCAACGCCCGCTCTTTACGcttgccctcttcttcttcttcttcttcttcttcctctaaaCCCCCTTCCACGGGGGGCCTAATCCGCGCCAAATTCCCGCTTCTAACCGCCGCCGGCGTCTCTTTGCTTGCCTCCCTCTTATCGCTAAACCCCTCCCGTCGCCCGACAGCGTCGGAAATGCTGGAGCACGAATACTTTCGCCAGGATCCGAAGCCGAAACAGGAGGCCATGTTCCCTACTTTCCCCAGCAAAGCGGGtcaggaaaagagaagacggagagAGACGCCGAATGCGCCCCAGCGGGGCCAGAAGGTGCAGGATTTAGGGCAGGTGGATTTTAGTTCGCTGGGTGGGATTTTCGGGAgtgggagggagagggaggagaggggtgGGGGGTTTAGTTTGAGAATGGTTTAG